One genomic segment of Echeneis naucrates chromosome 18, fEcheNa1.1, whole genome shotgun sequence includes these proteins:
- the LOC115059227 gene encoding zinc finger and SCAN domain-containing protein 31-like translates to MATCQSPREQKISREHKAAGTDGDKEPDRDRLGTGMKEKNQDPDFTDRDRLGTGMKEENQDPDFTDRDRLGTGMKEENQDPEFTEPDHNSTIKEENPDPDFIERDHYKIAIKEENQDPDYIDPDHPETGIKEENQDPDYIDPDHPETGIKEENQDPDYIDPDHPETGIKEENQDPDYIDPDHPETGIKEENQDPDYIDPDHLETGIKEENQDPDYIDPDHPETGIKEENQDPDYIDPDHLETGIKLEKQDPDFIEQGHYKIMIKEENQDPEFDDQDHNNSGTTQNQDLDHPGSEAAGPPDLQVSVQDLVSQRQKLNPPKSKEKPHGCLHCGNRFTTSSHLKTHQRVHTGERPYRCDQCGKSFTDPFRLKTHHRIHTGERPYRCDECGSAFSRSCYLKIHHRVHSGEKPYSCEQCGKAFATSSKLTVHQRVHTGEKPYGCDLCGKAFAIPSSLKSHQRIHTGEKPYVCEQCGKAFSRSSILKIHQQVHST, encoded by the exons ATGGCGACCTGCCAGTCACCGCGAGAGCAGAAGATCTCGCgagaacacaaagcagcaggaaCAGATGGTGACAAGGAACCAGACCGGGACCGCCTCGGGACCGGGATGAAGGAGAAGAACCAGGACCCGGACTTCACCGACCGGGACCGCCTCGGGACCgggatgaaggaggagaacCAGGACCCGGACTTCACCGACCGGGACCGCCTCGGGACCgggatgaaggaggagaacCAGGACCCGGAATTTACTGAGCCGGATCACAACAGTACGATCAAGGAGGAGAACCCAGACCCGGACTTTATAGAACGGGATCACTATAAAATCGCAATAAAGGAGGAAAACCAGGACCCGGATTATATCGATCCGGATCACCCCGAGACCGGCATCAAGGAGGAGAACCAGGACCCGGATTATATCGATCCGGACCACCCCGAGACCGGGATCAAGGAGGAGAACCAGGACCCGGATTATATCGATCCGGACCACCCCGAGACCGGCATCAAGGAGGAGAACCAGGACCCGGATTATATCGATCCGGACCACCCCGAGACCGGGATCAAGGAGGAGAACCAGGACCCGGATTATATCGATCCGGACCATCTCGAGACCGGGATCAAGGAGGAGAACCAGGACCCGGATTATATCGATCCGGACCACCCCGAGACCGGGATCAAGGAGGAGAACCAGGACCCGGATTATATCGATCCGGACCATCTCGAGACCGGGATCAAGTTGGAGAAACAGGACCCGGACTTTATAGAGCAGGGTCACTATAAAATCATGATAAAGGAGGAAAACCAGGACCCGGAGTTCGATGACCAAGACCACAACAATTCTGGGACAACGCAGAACCAGGACTTGGACCATCCGGGCTCTGAGGCAGCTGGTCCTCCGGACCTACAGGTCTCGGTCCAGGACCTGGTCTCTcagagacag AAACTGAATCCACCAAAGTCCAAAGAGAAGCCCCACGGCTGCCTCCACTGTGGGAACAGGTTCACCACCTCGAGTCACTTAAAAACACACCAACGCGTCCACACTGGAGAGAGACCGTACCGCTGTGACCAGTGTGGGAAGTCCTTTACGGATCCCTTCAGATTAAAGACCCACCATCGGATCCACACCGGGGAGAGACCGTACCGCTGCGATGAATGTGGATCAGCGTTCAGCAGGTCGTGTTACCTGAAAATCCACCACCGCGTCCACTCCGGAGAGAAACCGTACAGCTGTGAGCAGTGTGGGAAAGCTTTTGCAACCTCTAGTAAGCTAACAGTTCACCAGCGCGTTCACACCGGAGAGAAACCGTACGGCTGTGACCTCTGTGGAAAAGCTTTTGCCATTCCGAGCAGTTTAAAAAGTCACCAGCGTATCCACACCGGAGAGAAACCGTACGTCTGTGAGCAGTGTGGAAAAGCCTTCAGCAGGTCCAGTATCCTGAAAATCCACCAACAAGTCCACAGCACGTAG
- the slc25a11 gene encoding mitochondrial 2-oxoglutarate/malate carrier protein isoform X1 translates to MADTKPKTSPKAIKFLFGGLAGMGATVFVQPLDLVKNRMQLSGQGTKAREYKTSFHALFSILKNEGVSGIYTGLSAGLLRQATYTTTRLGIYTILFEKMTGADGRPPNFFLKALIGMTAGATGAFVGTPAEVALIRMTADGRLPPDQRRGYTNVFNALARITREEGLTTLWRGCVPTMARAVVVNAAQLASYSQSKQALLDSGYFGDDILCHFCASMISGLVTTAASMPVDIVKTRIQNMKTIDGKPEYKNGLEVLLRVVRSEGFFSLWKGFTPYYARLGPHTVLTFIFLEQMNRLYKTYVLDG, encoded by the exons ATGGCGGACACTAAACCCAAAACCTCCCCGAAGGCCATCAAGTTCCTGTTCGGAGGCCTTGCGGG GATGGGTGCGACAGTCTTTGTCCAGCCGTTGGACCTGGTGAAGAACAGGATGCAGCTGAGCGGTCAGGGAACAAAAGCTCGAGAATATAAAACCAGTTTTCACGCTCTGTTCTCCATCCTGAAGAACGAAGGAGTCAGCGGCATCTACACCGG tctgtcagcagGTTTGTTGCGTCAGGCTACCTACACGACGACTCGTTTGGGAATCTACACCATCCTGTTTGAGAAGATGACGGGAGCCGACGGTCGGCCGCCGAACTTCTTCCTCAAG GCTCTGATTGGAATGACAGCTGGAGCCACTGGGGCGTTCGTGGGGACACCAGCAGAAGTCGCTCTGATCAGGATGACGGCTGACGGACG tCTTCCACCAGACCAGAGGAGAGGTTACACTAATGTCTTCAATGCTCTGGCTCGGATCACCAGAGAAGAAGGACTGACCACGCTGTGGAGG GGGTGTGTTCCCACGATGGCTCGAGCCGTCGTGGTCAATGCGGCTCAGCTGGCCTCCTACTCTCAGTCCAAACAGGCTCTGCTGGATTCAG ggTATTTCGGGGACGACATCTTGTGTCATTTCTGTGCAAGTATGATTAGCGGTCTTGTTACCACGGCAGCCTCCATGCCCGTCGACATTGTCAAGACCAG GATCCAGAACATGAAGACCATTGATGGGAAACCCGAGTACAAAAATGGTTTG GAGGTGCTGTTGCGGGTTGTGCGCTCCGAAggtttcttctctctttggaAAGGTTTCACTCCTTACTACGCTCGTCTGGGACCGCACACAGTCCTCACTTTCATCTTTCTGGAGCAGATGAACCGCCTGTACAAGACCTACGTCCTGGACggctga
- the LOC115058656 gene encoding motile sperm domain-containing protein 1-like: MRRRDCNDGQGGGGRRGGMGQTTVRQVGSEETGGETGVVPPLPVFLFPSELLFYSKHRNSHRRVLTLYNPYRFRISFRVLCTAPSLYRVMEAEGSVGAESCVDLVVRHLDVSPHNWGRRDRFRIEVRGGGQVGEREIWAELRAEEEGEDGGEEERRGRRKQGGIGGQQRSLTPLSPLLVPSQSHLQLPTCTVYSVSQWLLCVLAAVLCVTVLMLPVHTESSSLVPRCLHVSTNQKLACAYTLGLLTMVFLR, translated from the exons ATGAGGAGAAGGGACTGCAATGACGGACAGGGAGGGGGTGGCAGGAGGGGGGGCATGGGCCAGACCACAGTGAGACAGGTGGGGAGTGAGGAGACAGGAGGTGAGACAGGTGTAGTGCCCCCTCTGCCTGTCTTCCTGTTTccatcagagctgctgttttactCCAAACACAGAAACTCACACCGGAGAGTTCTGACTCTGTACAACCCCTACAGATTCAGGATCAGCTTCAGGG tgctGTGTACAGCTCCCTCTCTCTACAGGGTGATGGAGGCCGAGGGGAGTGTTGGAGCTGAGTCTTGTGTCGACCT ggTGGTGCGTCACCTGGACGTCTCCCCTCATAACTGGGGCCGTAGAGATCGGTTCCGTATAGaagtcagaggaggaggccagGTGGGAGAGCGGGAAATCTGGGCTGagctgagagcagaggaggagggggaagatggaggggaggaggagaggagggggagaaggaaaCAAGGAGGGATAGGAGGTCAGCAGAGGTCACTGacccctctgtctcctctcttgGTGCCTTCACAGTCACACCTGCAGCTGCCTACCTGCACAG TGTACAGTGTGTCTcagtggctgctgtgtgtgttggcggCCGTGCTGTGTGTCACAGTGTTGATGCTCCCTGTTCACACTGAGAGCAGCTCTTTAGTTCCACGCTGTCTGCACGTCTCCACCAATCAGAAGCTGGCCTGCGCCTACACActtg gtCTTCTTACCATGGTGTTTCTACGGTAA
- the LOC115058661 gene encoding C-type natriuretic peptide 2-like: MASSSSTSSLVVLLLLSLNVTVESRPSQDDKQVLNSLFGSRLSSLILAPPTSDDITEGSAGRPAPSPSPSNGRALSHSAVGGLVDKQETVPRFFLDFLRRQAKMRRRSRKSMVGGRGCFGMKMDRIGSISGLGC; this comes from the exons ATGGCCTCCTCATCTTCGACATCCTCTCTTGttgtgctcctcctcctctccctcaacGTCACTGTGGAATCAAGACCGTCACAAGACGACAAACAG gTGTTAAATTCTCTGTTCGGCTCTCGTCTCTCTTCCCTCATCTTGGCCCCACCCAcatctgatgacatcactgaggGCTCAGCCGGACGCCCCGccccctctccatctccctccaaTGGAAGGGCTTTGAGTCACAGTGCTGTGGGGGGATTGGTTGACAAACAGGAGACGGTCCCTCGGTTCTTCCTGGACTTCCTGCGGCGACAGGCAAAGATGAGGAGGCGGAGCCGGAAGTCgatggtgggaggaagaggatgctTCGGGATGAAGATGGACCGCATTGGTTCTATAAGTGGATTGGGCTGTTAG
- the slc25a11 gene encoding mitochondrial 2-oxoglutarate/malate carrier protein isoform X2, producing the protein MADTKPKTSPKAIKFLFGGLAGLSAGLLRQATYTTTRLGIYTILFEKMTGADGRPPNFFLKALIGMTAGATGAFVGTPAEVALIRMTADGRLPPDQRRGYTNVFNALARITREEGLTTLWRGCVPTMARAVVVNAAQLASYSQSKQALLDSGYFGDDILCHFCASMISGLVTTAASMPVDIVKTRIQNMKTIDGKPEYKNGLEVLLRVVRSEGFFSLWKGFTPYYARLGPHTVLTFIFLEQMNRLYKTYVLDG; encoded by the exons ATGGCGGACACTAAACCCAAAACCTCCCCGAAGGCCATCAAGTTCCTGTTCGGAGGCCTTGCGGG tctgtcagcagGTTTGTTGCGTCAGGCTACCTACACGACGACTCGTTTGGGAATCTACACCATCCTGTTTGAGAAGATGACGGGAGCCGACGGTCGGCCGCCGAACTTCTTCCTCAAG GCTCTGATTGGAATGACAGCTGGAGCCACTGGGGCGTTCGTGGGGACACCAGCAGAAGTCGCTCTGATCAGGATGACGGCTGACGGACG tCTTCCACCAGACCAGAGGAGAGGTTACACTAATGTCTTCAATGCTCTGGCTCGGATCACCAGAGAAGAAGGACTGACCACGCTGTGGAGG GGGTGTGTTCCCACGATGGCTCGAGCCGTCGTGGTCAATGCGGCTCAGCTGGCCTCCTACTCTCAGTCCAAACAGGCTCTGCTGGATTCAG ggTATTTCGGGGACGACATCTTGTGTCATTTCTGTGCAAGTATGATTAGCGGTCTTGTTACCACGGCAGCCTCCATGCCCGTCGACATTGTCAAGACCAG GATCCAGAACATGAAGACCATTGATGGGAAACCCGAGTACAAAAATGGTTTG GAGGTGCTGTTGCGGGTTGTGCGCTCCGAAggtttcttctctctttggaAAGGTTTCACTCCTTACTACGCTCGTCTGGGACCGCACACAGTCCTCACTTTCATCTTTCTGGAGCAGATGAACCGCCTGTACAAGACCTACGTCCTGGACggctga
- the eno3 gene encoding beta-enolase, with translation MSITKIHAREILDSRGNPTVEVDLWTAKGHFRAAVPSGASTGVHEALELRDGDKSRYLGKGTLKAVDHVNKDIAPKLIEKKFSVVEQEKIDKFMLELDGTENKSKFGANAILGVSLAVCKAGAAEKGVPLYRHIADLAGHKDVILPVPAFNVINGGSHAGNKLAMQEFMILPVGAANFHEAMRIGAEVYHNLKNVIKAKYGKDATNVGDEGGFAPNILENNEALELLKTAIEKAGYPDKIIIGMDVAASEFFRSGKYDLDFKSPDDPSRHISGEKLGDLYRSFIKNYPVQSIEDPFDQDDWEQWAKFTGSVDIQVVGDDLTVTNPKRIQQAVEKKACNCLLLKVNQIGSVTESIQACKLAQSSGWGVMVSHRSGETEDTFISDLVVGLCTGQIKTGAPCRSERLAKYNQLMRIEEQLGDKAKFAGKDFRHPKFQ, from the exons ATGTCCATCACGAAGATTCACGCTCGGGAGATTCTGGACTCCAGAGGAAACCCCACGGTGGAGGTGGACCTGTGGACGGCTAAAG gtcatttcagagcagcagtgcCCAGCGGAGCTTCAACTGGAGTCCACGAGGCCCTGGAGCTCCGTGATGGAGACAAGTCCCGTTACCTGGGCAAAG GCACACTGAAGGCTGTAGATCATGTGAACAAGGACATCGCCCCAAAACTGATCGAGAAG AAGTTCAGTGTTGTTGAGCAGGAGAAGATCGACAAGTTCATGTTGGAGTTGGACGGCACTGAGAACAAAT ctaAGTTCGGTGCTAATGCTATTCTGGGCGTGTCTCTGGCCGTCTGTAAGGCGGGAGCAGCAGAGAAGGGGGTTCCTTTGTACCGCCACATCGCCGACCTGGCCGGACACAAGGATGTCATTCTTCCTGTTCCT GCCTTTAACGTCATCAATGGAGGAAGCCACGCTGGAAACAAACTGGCCATGCAGGAGTTCATGATTCTTCCGGTCGGAGCCGCCAACTTCCACGAGGCCATGAGGATCGGAGCGGAG GTCTACCACAACCTGAAGAACGTGATCAAGGCCAAGTACGGAAAAGACGCCACCAATGTGGGAGACGAAGGAGGCTTCGCCCCCAACATCCTGGAGAACAATGAGG CTCTGGAGCTCTTGAAGACCGCCATCGAGAAGGCCGGCTATCCCGACAAGATCATCATTGGCATGGATGTGGCTGCCTCTGAGTTCTTCCGCAGTGGGAAGTACGACTTGGACTTCAAGTCCCCCGACGACCCGTCCAGGCACATCAGCGGAGAGAAGCTGGGAGACCTTTACCGCAGCTTCATCAAGAACTACCCCG TGCAGTCCATTGAGGATCCATTTGACCAGGACGACTGGGAGCAATGGGCCAAGTTCACAGGCTCCGTTGATATccag GTTGTAGGAGACGACCTGACTGTGACTAATCCCAAGAGGATCCAGCAGGCGGTGGAGAAGAAGGCCTGCAACTGTCTGCTGCTCAAGGTCAACCAGATTGGCTCAGTGACTGAGTCCATCCAGGC gtgtaAGCTGGCTCAGAGCAGTGGTTGGGGTGTGATGGTCAGCCATCGCTCTGGAGAGACTGAGGACACCTTCATCTCTGACCTGGTGGTTGGACTCTGCACTGGACAG attAAGACTGGTGCTCCCTGCAGATCAGAGCGTTTGGCCAAATACAACCAGCTGATGAG GATTGAGGAGCAGCTTGGAGACAAGGCCAAGTTTGCTGGTAAAGACTTCCGCCACCCAAAGTTCCAGTAA
- the LOC115058662 gene encoding stress-associated endoplasmic reticulum protein 1: MSAVQRMKVANERHSKTITQRGHVQKTSRPVNDEKSPVGPWLLALFVFVVCGSAIFQIIQSIRQGM; this comes from the exons ATGTCGGCGGTGCAGCGGATGAAAGTGGCGAACGAACGGCACAGTAAAACGATCACACAGCGGGGACACGTCCAGAAGACATCG cGGCCGGTAAACGATGAAAAATCTCCCGTGGGGCCGTGGCTGCTCGCACTCTTCGTCTTTGTGGTTTGTGGATCAG CCATCTTCCAGATCATCCAGAGCATCAGACAGGGCAtgtga
- the pfn1 gene encoding profilin-1 — protein MSWDAYIQSLTGADKEGNSYVEEAAICGLETKSLWANSANMNITPAEIQKLLGDRKDFGQCGTTICGTKCRMLRDNLDTDGMNSLDLKTAPDTEGNTYNICIGKTGKTLVIAKGKKDANGGQVATKVFETVSHLKKAQF, from the exons ATGTCGTGGGATGCTTATATTCAATCCCTGACAGGGGCTGATAAGGAAGGCAACAGCTACGTAGAAGAAGCTGCCATCTGTGGGCTCGAAACTAAGTCTCTGTGGGCCAACTCAGCAAACATGAACATCACG CCTGCAGAGATCCAGAAACTGCTGGGCGACAGGAAGGACTTCGGTCAGTGTGGCACTACTATCTGTGGAACAAAGTGCAGGATGCTCCGAGACAATTTGGACACCGACGGGATGAACAGCCTGGACCTAAAGACGGCGCCGGACACCGAGGGCAACACCTACAACATCTGTATCGGCAAGACTGGAAAAA CTCTTGTCATcgccaaaggaaaaaaagatgctaACGGAGGTCAAGTCGCCACAAAGGTATTCGAGACGGTTTCCCACCTGAAAAAAGCTCAATTCTAA